A window from Cryobacterium sp. SO1 encodes these proteins:
- a CDS encoding sigma-70 family RNA polymerase sigma factor has protein sequence MFTTTTKPTAHAIAPAPYGVKLEPQDHARLIVTMVTGRGTEATPAERTAGIRARNAIVTAYWPWIAREATRTSPSAQASEDRAAEAVVRCIEALAKFDPAKGVPLSRFLVDSHSVHGEAVALAGMPGDLATRDQRRGFIGRGLPIPRPSSLEAPIGGGDDDLTLEEVVPSLEAGPEELAMVSELKGAVAEALSLVKSDHREILIAFYGLDGSRPMKLKDIALLRGITESSTKRRLESARQALAAGTPSLAAYLEN, from the coding sequence AACCGCCCATGCAATCGCACCGGCGCCGTACGGGGTCAAGCTCGAACCGCAGGATCACGCACGGCTGATCGTCACGATGGTCACCGGCCGTGGAACCGAAGCCACACCGGCCGAGCGCACCGCCGGCATCCGCGCCCGCAATGCCATCGTCACGGCCTACTGGCCTTGGATCGCCCGCGAAGCCACACGCACCTCCCCCTCCGCCCAGGCCTCCGAGGACCGCGCAGCCGAAGCCGTGGTCCGTTGCATCGAGGCCCTCGCGAAGTTCGACCCAGCCAAAGGAGTGCCCCTCAGCCGATTCCTTGTCGATTCGCACTCGGTCCACGGTGAGGCGGTCGCCCTTGCTGGGATGCCCGGCGACCTCGCGACTCGAGACCAGCGCCGCGGCTTCATCGGCCGCGGCCTCCCCATTCCCAGGCCGTCAAGCCTGGAGGCGCCGATCGGCGGCGGGGATGACGACCTGACTCTGGAAGAGGTAGTGCCGAGCTTGGAAGCCGGACCGGAAGAACTGGCTATGGTTTCTGAGCTGAAAGGGGCGGTTGCCGAAGCGCTGAGCCTGGTGAAGTCGGACCACCGAGAGATCCTGATTGCCTTTTATGGGTTGGATGGCAGCCGGCCTATGAAGCTGAAGGACATCGCCTTGCTGCGTGGGATCACCGAGAGCAGCACGAAACGCCGCCTCGAAAGCGCACGCCAGGCTCTCGCCGCAGGCACCCCTTCCCTCGCCGCTTACCTCGAGAACTGA
- the istA gene encoding IS21 family transposase, with amino-acid sequence MSVQENIRTLDSHGIPGREIARRLGVSRDAVVKYAGQHDYSPKPPVPVARPTGSAMTGFEATVEKWLGEDQRRPRKQRHTAKRVFDRLVAEQAFGGSYSPVQRFVKKWNALHRQAGEGFTELVWPAGTAQVDFGQAEAIIGGIRQVLHIFVVTFPFSNMRFVQAYRGETAECVCHGLRTVFDHIGAAPRHLVFDNATGIGRRVGTKVVETKLFGAFKLHYRSESRYCNPYSGNEKGNVENAVGFLRRNLMVPEPEAATLQGLNDVLMARCMALAEATHYRKGLPISELFAQDVAASLALPGVGFDPVRYESRTADKTGNLLIDGNTYAAGSSFHSRTLTVGLRHDVVEILDEHATPVCSFPRAFGRQTETIFEPASLLPLLVTKPGAWGHSQLRPLVPEPVRDWLDKATATNRRRLLNAVDAASGSAGFDAAITAAHLLIQRGDAPEIAALGMLARRLADGTAPAAENVDLSVYDIFTTDAFTTVNTLTGEIA; translated from the coding sequence ATGTCCGTGCAAGAAAATATCAGAACACTCGACTCCCACGGAATCCCGGGCCGGGAAATCGCCCGCCGGTTGGGAGTCAGCCGCGACGCGGTGGTCAAATACGCCGGGCAACACGATTACTCACCGAAGCCGCCGGTGCCGGTGGCCCGGCCGACTGGCTCGGCGATGACCGGGTTCGAAGCGACCGTGGAGAAGTGGTTGGGTGAGGACCAGCGCCGGCCGCGCAAGCAACGCCACACAGCCAAACGGGTCTTTGACCGGTTGGTCGCCGAGCAGGCCTTCGGCGGGAGTTATTCGCCGGTGCAACGTTTCGTGAAGAAGTGGAATGCCCTCCACCGTCAGGCTGGTGAGGGCTTCACTGAATTGGTCTGGCCGGCTGGCACTGCGCAGGTCGACTTCGGGCAGGCCGAGGCCATCATCGGTGGGATCCGGCAGGTCCTACACATCTTCGTCGTCACGTTCCCGTTCTCGAACATGCGCTTTGTTCAGGCTTACCGTGGCGAAACCGCCGAGTGCGTCTGCCACGGACTGCGCACCGTGTTCGACCACATCGGCGCCGCGCCCCGGCACTTGGTCTTTGATAACGCCACCGGCATCGGACGACGCGTGGGCACCAAGGTGGTTGAGACCAAACTGTTCGGCGCGTTCAAACTGCACTACCGATCGGAGTCCCGTTACTGCAATCCGTACTCCGGCAACGAGAAGGGCAACGTGGAAAACGCGGTCGGGTTCCTCCGCCGGAACCTGATGGTCCCCGAACCCGAGGCGGCCACGCTGCAGGGCCTGAACGACGTGCTGATGGCCCGGTGCATGGCGTTGGCTGAGGCCACGCACTACCGGAAAGGACTGCCCATCAGCGAACTCTTCGCCCAAGACGTCGCCGCGTCTCTGGCGCTGCCCGGAGTCGGGTTCGACCCGGTGCGTTACGAGTCCCGCACTGCCGACAAGACCGGGAACCTGCTCATTGACGGGAACACCTACGCGGCCGGGTCCTCCTTCCACAGCCGCACCCTCACCGTCGGGTTACGCCACGACGTCGTCGAGATCCTCGACGAGCACGCCACGCCCGTCTGCTCCTTCCCGCGCGCCTTCGGCCGGCAGACGGAGACGATCTTCGAACCGGCGTCACTGCTGCCGTTGCTGGTGACCAAGCCCGGAGCCTGGGGGCATTCCCAGCTGCGGCCTCTGGTCCCCGAGCCGGTGCGCGACTGGCTCGACAAAGCCACGGCCACTAATCGGCGAAGGCTGCTCAACGCCGTCGATGCCGCCTCGGGATCGGCCGGGTTCGACGCCGCCATCACTGCTGCGCACTTGCTCATCCAGCGCGGAGACGCCCCCGAGATCGCCGCGTTGGGCATGCTCGCCCGGCGCCTGGCCGACGGGACCGCCCCGGCGGCGGAGAACGTGGACTTGAGTGTTTATGACATCTTCACCACCGACGCCTTCACCACCGTGAACACGCTGACGGGAGAGATCGCGTGA
- a CDS encoding ribonuclease H-like domain-containing protein → MYEIIGKAARQVKILTFDIETRPNLAYTWGLWDQNISLAQLIEPGAVFAFAAKWYHEKRTRFHSDHTDGHADMVLAAWKLLDEADIVVHYNGKNFDVKHLNREFVLAGLTPPSPFKQVDLLQVARSQFKFQSNKLDHVASQLGLGGKTSHTGFQLWIDCMAGDAKAWRLMERYNRQDVKLTEALYDRLRPWIKSHPHIGMWTGKPDACSNCGQDGPHEYTGIYRTLHQAYDRYKCRNCGTAIRTTTKLHDPIKNRQAA, encoded by the coding sequence ATGTACGAGATCATCGGCAAGGCCGCCCGTCAGGTTAAGATCCTGACCTTCGACATCGAGACCCGCCCCAACCTCGCGTACACGTGGGGCCTCTGGGATCAGAACATCTCGCTCGCCCAGCTCATCGAGCCTGGCGCCGTGTTCGCGTTCGCCGCCAAGTGGTACCACGAGAAGCGGACCCGCTTCCACTCCGACCACACCGACGGCCACGCCGACATGGTGCTGGCAGCCTGGAAGCTACTCGACGAAGCCGACATCGTGGTTCACTACAACGGCAAGAACTTCGACGTGAAGCACCTCAATCGTGAGTTCGTCCTCGCCGGTCTGACGCCGCCGAGCCCGTTCAAGCAGGTCGACCTCTTGCAGGTCGCACGCTCGCAGTTCAAGTTCCAGAGCAACAAGCTCGACCACGTGGCTAGCCAGCTCGGCCTGGGCGGCAAGACGTCGCACACCGGCTTCCAACTCTGGATCGACTGCATGGCCGGAGACGCGAAAGCGTGGCGCCTCATGGAGAGGTACAACCGCCAGGACGTCAAGCTCACCGAAGCTCTCTACGACCGGCTCCGCCCGTGGATCAAGAGTCACCCCCACATCGGCATGTGGACCGGCAAGCCGGACGCCTGCAGCAACTGCGGCCAGGACGGCCCGCACGAGTACACCGGCATCTACCGCACACTGCACCAGGCGTACGACCGGTACAAATGCCGCAACTGCGGCACCGCGATCCGCACCACCACCAAGCTGCACGATCCCATCAAGAACCGCCAGGCCGCATAG
- the istB gene encoding IS21-like element helper ATPase IstB: protein MSLVTVQDIIETGRQASLTNTVLAEWAEKGTPKQREYLHGMLLAEHESRQASRRQRLLSAARLPALKSLTGFDYSSVKFPEDYGREELTSLEFIDRAEDLVLYGDVGTGKTHLASALVAAACREGIPARFFTTSSLVMQLRRAKDEGRLDRELANIAKNRLLAIDEFGYLPIDTEGARLLFQVIADGYEKRSLIITTNLEFSRWGTVFGDDNMAAAVIDRIVHHGRLLQFRGESYRVKHALMK from the coding sequence GTGAGCCTCGTCACCGTTCAGGACATCATCGAGACCGGCCGGCAGGCATCGCTGACGAACACCGTGCTGGCCGAATGGGCCGAGAAAGGCACCCCGAAACAACGTGAGTACCTGCACGGCATGCTCCTCGCCGAGCACGAATCCCGGCAAGCCTCACGCCGCCAACGACTACTCAGCGCCGCCCGACTACCAGCGCTGAAATCACTGACAGGTTTCGACTACTCCAGCGTCAAGTTCCCCGAGGACTACGGCCGAGAAGAACTGACGTCGCTGGAGTTCATCGACCGAGCCGAGGACCTCGTCCTCTACGGCGATGTCGGCACCGGCAAAACCCACCTCGCCAGCGCCCTGGTCGCTGCCGCCTGCCGCGAGGGAATCCCGGCACGCTTCTTCACCACCTCGTCACTGGTCATGCAGCTGCGCCGCGCCAAAGATGAAGGCCGCCTCGATCGGGAGCTGGCCAACATAGCCAAAAACCGGCTCCTCGCAATCGATGAATTTGGCTACCTACCGATCGATACCGAGGGTGCCCGACTCCTGTTCCAGGTCATCGCGGACGGTTATGAAAAAAGAAGCTTGATCATCACCACAAACCTCGAGTTCTCCCGTTGGGGCACGGTATTCGGCGACGACAACATGGCCGCAGCCGTCATCGACCGCATCGTCCACCACGGCCGGCTCCTGCAGTTCCGCGGCGAGTCCTACCGCGTGAAACACGCCCTCATGAAATAG